One Candidatus Bathyarchaeota archaeon genomic window, CACATCTGGATTGTATATCCCTGAGTGGATCCGGATGGGCCTCTCGCTGATCCTTGTGTAGGCTGTAACCGGTGCCCCTGACCTCTCAGGCCCGAAGGCTGGGAAGCTCTGTATATACTTCTTCTCCCTGAGGCCTGCCTGGGCGAGGAGGAGGGAGGCTGTCCAGACGCCTTGGCCTCCCCGCCCGTGAAACCTGACTTCGACAATCCCCTCCAATTCTTCGCCCAGCTTTCAGCTTCAATGGAAGGAATAATATTAAAATCTAACTATTGCACCTAGAGCGCTTCGGTGGCTTTCTTCCTTATCTCATTGAACTCCCTTCTAATCCTATCCGCTTGGGCTGCCGCCGCCTCCGCGAACCTCTCCCAGCTCCATCCGAGAATCTCATACGCGTAGTTGATAGACCTTGACGAGGCTAGGATTAGCCTCTCCCCCTCCCTGTTGGCCCCTCTCCTAAAGGCTTCGGTCGGGTCTCCTCCCTGAGGTCCAAGGCCGGGTGATAGGATCAGCCTCTCCTCACCTATTATGCTCCTCACCGCCTCCAGCTCTGAAGTGGCTGTTCCTCCGACCACGAAGCCGTTGCAGCCGTTGTTGTGGGCATCCCTCGCCAGCCTGATGTAGAGGGGCTCCCCCTCCACCATGAGGGACTGGTAATCTCCACTGCCAGGGTTAGACATCTTACAGAGTGCGAAGATCCCCCTATCCAGCCTCCTAGCCCACTCGTAGACGATGTCGCATCCATCTCTGAAGCCTGGGAATGGGCTGAAGGTGACGGCATCGAATCCAAGATGGGATATCCAGTGGAGCCCCGCCTCGTTCGTGGAGCCTATATCTGTTAGTTTCGCGTCTAAAAGGGCTAGGCATCCCCCGTCGTGGATGGCTTCTACGATCTCCCTCATATCATCCAAGGATAGGGGATAAGCCAGAAACTGGAGGTTCGGCTTGACCATCGGTGTGTAGCTGGAGACGGCTTCAACTATCTCCAAGCAGAACCGTTTGATCCCCTCAACCAAGCCACACCTCTTTATGAGGGGGGGCGGAACTATATACCGTTGCCTAATATCCTCGGTGACTGGGTCTAGGCCAACGCATAGGAAGCTCTCCTTATCCCTGCTCAGCTCGACATATCTTTGGACGAAGCCTCTCCCCAACAACCTATTATCAGATTCACCCTCCCAATTAAAAACTCATCCACATAACCCGAGTAGACTAAGAGATAAGTTATACCTATCGGATCAACATCTAGAGGGTCTGGATGGATGAGGACGAGACAAGGGCCCTACTGAGATTCAGGGATGAGCTCGAGAGGAGGATCATTAGGCTCCAGAGAGAGCTGGAGGATTCTAGGAGGGCTCTCACCCTTATCGAAAGGATGATATTGAGGAGAGGATTCCAGAAGCCGGCCGTAGGAGAGGAGGAGTTGGGAGGGGAGGCGAAGATTGAGGAGGTTACGGAGGGAGAGGAAGGAGAGGAGATGGGGATCTCCATCAGAGGTAGGGACGGGACCCTCCTCGGCCGCTTGAGGGTAGAGGAGAGGGATCTCTACTTCTACCCTAGGGAGGATCTACCCTTCACCGAGTCTATACCCCCCTTCCAGCCCTTCCTTATAGAGAGGGTGTTGGCTGGGATGAGGGCCTCGGATGAGGGCAGGGCCTCGAGGGGTGAGATAAACCCTGATGATGTCCTCTCCTTCGAGGTCTCCACCGAGGGTGGGAGGCTCAGGATGGTGGCAATCCACAACTATGGAGGGGAGAGGAGGCTGAGGGAGATCCAAAGCAGCCTCCGATGGGCTTTCGAGAAGATGTATGAGAAGCTTGAAGCCAGGTGAGGCCCAGAGCCTTGTCGGAGGAACTCAAAAGGAGCCCCCTCTGGCCCATCTTGGTGGAGGTGGTTCACTCCCTCCCTCTCTACCCATCCCATAAGGCCTACCTTAGGGACTATCTGATCGTGGAGTCTCCAGAGATATCCGTCGAGGAGGTCTCCTACAGGCTGGGGATAACCTTCGGGGAGGCGATGGTCATCCTCGACGAGGTGAAGAGGGAGCTAACAAAGGAGAAGGGAGGACAGACACCTGAAACTCGTTAAACCTAAAACATTAATCTTTTAGTGCATTATAATGAGATATTTTTCTAGAGCTTAATGCCTTTCATAGTGTTGAAACTAATATCTTAAATTATGTACATAATTTCAATAATCAAAATATGGATAACTTTTTTCTATCGATCTAGCTTCTATGCCCCGTTATGTTAATCCTATTTTACAACATATCTGTATGACTCGTAGACTCCTGCTGTGAGGCTCCTCCCCGTTATCTTGATCATGTCTCCGGGCTTCGCGCCTAGGATTATGGAGATCGGATCCGATGCCTTTATCCAGGGGAACTGGTATGGCTTGGCGTGGAACCTGTCAAGAACCTTCTGTTTCTCCTCCTCTGAGAGGATCTCATGCCTTGGTACGAG contains:
- the pyrF gene encoding orotidine-5'-phosphate decarboxylase, giving the protein MLGRGFVQRYVELSRDKESFLCVGLDPVTEDIRQRYIVPPPLIKRCGLVEGIKRFCLEIVEAVSSYTPMVKPNLQFLAYPLSLDDMREIVEAIHDGGCLALLDAKLTDIGSTNEAGLHWISHLGFDAVTFSPFPGFRDGCDIVYEWARRLDRGIFALCKMSNPGSGDYQSLMVEGEPLYIRLARDAHNNGCNGFVVGGTATSELEAVRSIIGEERLILSPGLGPQGGDPTEAFRRGANREGERLILASSRSINYAYEILGWSWERFAEAAAAQADRIRREFNEIRKKATEAL
- a CDS encoding DNA-directed RNA polymerase subunit H; this translates as MVVGGVYTYSSRSFAEKWGIELIEPSLPAFDVFEHELVPRHEILSEEEKQKVLDRFHAKPYQFPWIKASDPISIILGAKPGDMIKITGRSLTAGVYESYRYVVK